Proteins encoded by one window of Leishmania mexicana MHOM/GT/2001/U1103 complete genome, chromosome 23:
- a CDS encoding putative NADP-dependent alcohol dehydrogenase, whose amino-acid sequence MPSKAYGWAALAAKAKLVPFTFQRRDVGPDDVEIKIAYCGVCHSDVHQARDEWDGSMFPMVPGHEIVGHVTKVGSKVTKYKAGDRVGVGCMVDSCMKCRQCERGLEQYCVNGASFTYNSVEQDKKTPTFGGYSDHVVVCEHFVVCIPDNLDLCAAAPLLCAGVTTYSPLRYWGVTKGTRVGVVGLGGLGHMTVKLANAMGAEVTVFTRSSNKAEEAKSLGAHHVVNTNNEQEMKSIQGTLDVIVDTVGMSHDLRPYMMTLDIDGKLALVGMPEHAHPPLDPRRIIASRQCVGGSNIAGMPETQELLNFCGEHNITATVEKINIDYINEAYERMMASDVRYRFVIDMASLQKE is encoded by the coding sequence ATGCCGTCTAAAGCGTACGGATGGgctgccctcgccgccaaggCGAAGCTGGTGCCCTTCACCTTCCAGCGCCGTGACGTCGGCCCTGACGATGTGGAGATCAAGATAGCGTACTGCGGTGTGTGCCACAGCGACGTGCATCAGGCCCGCGATGAATGGGACGGCTCTATGTTCCCGATGGTGCCTGGCCACGAGATTGTTGGTCACGTGACGAAGGTGGGCTCAAAAGTAACCAAGTACAAGGCCGGCGACAGGGTTGGCGTGGGTTGCATGGTGGACTCGTGCATGAAGTGCCGCCAGTGCGAGCGCGGCCTGGAGCAGTATTGCGTGAACGGCGCGTCGTTCACCTACAACAGCGTGGAGCAGGACAAGAAGACGCCGACCTTCGGAGGCTACTCCGACCACGTGGTGGTGTGCGAGCATTTTGTTGTGTGCATCCCGGATAACCTCGACctgtgcgccgcggcgccgcttctCTGCGCTGGTGTCACGACGTACTCGCCACTGCGGTACTGGGGAGTGACGAAGGGCACCCGCGTGGGTGTGGTGGGACTGGGCGGTCTGGGTCACATGACCGTGAAGCTGGCGAACGCGATGGGTGCGGAAGTGACGGTGTTCACGCGCTCCTCGAACAAAGCTGAGGAGGCGAAAAGTCTCGGTGCGCACCACGTCGTCAACACGAACAACGAGCAGGAAATGAAGTCGATTCAGGGAACACTCGACGTGATTGTGGACACGGTGGGCATGAGCCACGACTTGCGCCCCTACATGATGACGCTGGACATCGACGGCAAGCTTGCCCTGGTCGGCATGCCagagcacgcgcacccgccGCTGGACCCCCGGCGCATTATCGCTTCGCGCCAGTGCGTTGGCGGGTCGAACATTGCCGGCATGCCTGAGACGCAAGAGCTGCTCAACTTCTGCGGTGAGCACAACATCACCGCGACGGTGGAGAAGATCAACATCGATTACATCAACGAGGCCTACGAGCGTATGATGGCGAGCGATGTGCGCTACCGCTTCGTTATTGACATGGCGTCTCTGCAAAAGGAGTAG